One region of Erythrolamprus reginae isolate rEryReg1 chromosome 12, rEryReg1.hap1, whole genome shotgun sequence genomic DNA includes:
- the KCNJ5 gene encoding G protein-activated inward rectifier potassium channel 4, whose translation MAGDSRIFMNQDMEIGVTPREPKKIPKQARDDVPIATDRTRLLVDEIKKPRQRYMEKTGKCNVHHGNVQETYRYLSDLFTTLVDLKWRFNLLVFTMVYTITWLFFGFIWWLIAYIRGDLDHAEDEDWIPCVDNLSGFVSAFLFSIETETTIGYGHRVITEKCPEGIILLLVQAILGSIVNAFMVGCMFVKISQPKKRAETLMFSNNAVISIRDEKLCLMFRVGDLRNSHIVEASIRAKMIKSKQTKEGEFIPLNQTDINVGFDTGDDRLFLVSPLIISHEINEKSPFWEMSRARLEKEEFEIVVILEGMVEATGMTCQARSSYMDKEVLWGHRFTPVLTLEKDFYEVDYNSFHSTYETNTPSCSAKELAESFKEGRLLSHLSTTNLLNGEENGAEEEKEQREGMEKEDNRNKGLEAIELNGNRGTPGEMKDSLFLKH comes from the exons ATGGCTGGAGATTCAAGGATCTTCATGAATCAAGATATGGAAATTGGCGTCACCCCCAGAGAGCCAAAGAAGATTCCCAAACAAGCCCGGGATGATGTCCCAATTGCCACGGACCGAACCCGTCTTTTGGTCGACGAAATAAAGAAACCACGCCAGAGATACATGGAAAAAACGGGCAAGTGCAACGTTCACCATGGAAATGTCCAGGAAACCTACCGATATCTCAGTGACCTCTTCACCACTTTGGTGGATCTCAAGTGGCGCTTTAACCTGCTTGTGTTCACCATGGTTTACACCATCACTTGGTTGTTTTTTGGTTTCATTTGGTGGCTCATCGCCTACATCCGTGGAGATTTAGACCATGCAGAAGATGAAGACTGGATCCCTTGTGTTGACAACCTCAGTGGGTTTGTCTCCGCCTTCCTGTTTTCCATTGAGACGGAGACCACCATTGGCTATGGTCATAGGGTGATCACTGAAAAATGTCCCGAGGGCATCATATTGCTTTTGGTCCAAGCCATCCTGGGGTCCATAGTCAATGCTTTCATGGTGGGGTGCATGTTTGTGAAGATCAGCCAACCAAAGAAGAGGGCAGAGACCCTCATGTTCTCTAACAATGCTGTGATTTCGATCCGGGATGAGAAGTTGTGTCTCATGTTCCGAGTTGGAGATCTAAGGAATTCCCACATTGTAGAGGCATCGATTCGAGCCAAGATGATTAAATCCAAACAGACCAAAGAAGGGGAATTCATCCCCTTGAACCAAACGGACATCAATGTGGGATTTGACACAGGGGACGACAGGCTGTTTCTGGTATCCCCGCTCATCATTTCGCATGAAATCAACGAGAAGAGTCCCTTTTGGGAGATGTCCCGTGCCCGGCTGGAGAAAGAAGAGTTCGAAATTGTCGTCATTTTGGAAGGCATGGTGGAAGCAACAG GAATGACTTGCCAGGCTCGGAGCTCGTACATGGACAAAGAAGTGCTTTGGGGGCATCGCTTCACCCCTGTCCTTACCCTAGAGAAGGACTTTTACGAGGTTGACTACAACAGTTTCCATAGTACCTATGAAACCAATACACCTTCGTGCTCTGCCAAAGAACTGGCCGAGTCTTTCAAAGAAGGACGCCTTCTCAGCCACCTGTCTACCACAAACCTCCTGAACGGGGAGGAGAACGgagcagaagaggagaaggaacagcgggaagggatggagaaagaagacaacagaaacaaaggccTGGAGGCCATTGAACTGAATGGAAACCGTGGAACCCCAGGAGAAATGAAGGACAGCCTGTTTTTAAAACATTGA